A portion of the Gasterosteus aculeatus chromosome 12, fGasAcu3.hap1.1, whole genome shotgun sequence genome contains these proteins:
- the LOC120808288 gene encoding LOW QUALITY PROTEIN: hatching enzyme 1.2 (The sequence of the model RefSeq protein was modified relative to this genomic sequence to represent the inferred CDS: substituted 1 base at 1 genomic stop codon) has product MARMSVFRFSAVALLLLSACCWADDEAEKDSGELSVSELLERANSNLVRSAGDPVLIGGDIAVDSEAERNADPCTSRGCKWGKFTDGKVYIPYYITNHFSSREQAIITRGLESFSSFSCIRFRPSRSTDRDWLQIESQNGCWSYVGRRGGKQVVSLAQQPLHVSHLLCHCSYTVGVNSNQTMKLDSSSSSSSSXFPGMEHNFNKIATLNQGTPYDYGSVMQYHMYAFSKNNQPTMVPIPNANVSFGNAKEMSRNDIARLNALYSC; this is encoded by the exons ATGGCTCGCATGTCCGTGTTCAGGTTCTCAGCtgtggctctgctgctgctgtccgccTGCTGTTGGGCCGACGATGAG gcagagaaGGACTCCGGGGAGCTTTCTGTCTCAGAGCTGCTGGAGAGAGCCAACAGTAATCTGG TCCGCTCCGCCGGTGACCCCGTCCTGATCGGAGGAGACATCGCCGTTGACAGCGAGGCCGAGAGAAACGCCGACCCCTGCACCAGCCGAGGCTGCAAGTGGGGCAAGTTCACTGACGGGAAGGTCTACATTCCTTATTACATCACCAACCACTTCT CCTCCCGTGAGCAGGCCATCATCACGCGTGGACTGGAGTCTTTCTCTTCATTCTCCTGCATCCGCTTCAGGCCCAGCAGAAGCACCGACCGCGACTGGCTGCAAATCGAGTCCCAGAACGG CTGCTGGTCCTACGTCGGCCGTCGCGGTGGGAAGCAGGTGGTGTCTCTGGCCCAACAGCCCCTTCACGTTTCTCA CTTGTTGTGTCACTGCAGTTATACAGTCGGAGTGAATTCAAACCAAACAATGAAACTAgattcttcttcatcttcttcttcttcttgatttCCAGGAATGGAGCACAACTTTAACAAGATCGCCACCTTGAACCAGGGAACTCCTTACGACTACGGCTCTGTCATGCAGTACCACAT GTACGCCTTCTCTAAGAACAACCAGCCCACCATGGTCCCCATCCCCAACGCCAACGTGTCCTTCGGCAACGCCAAGGAGATGAGCCGCAACGACATCGCCAGGCTCAACGCGCTCTACAGCTGCT AA
- the LOC144385319 gene encoding tektin-1-like isoform X2 yields the protein MRFSDHYSIKPTHLTNGYLVEPERCPSWPVASSSPVDVEVTRNESQLIRAECRTAVTEMDTAWRRMQSAVTERLDQRVRDIQFLRKDLEWKLEQITGEADDLFKMSSRLAKALEACRRRRSSGAERPCPPEARRGTSWPRFWSSSPASSG from the exons ATGAGGTTCTCGGACCACTATAGCATTAAACCAACTCATTTAACTAACGGCTATCTAG TTGAGCCTGAACGATGTCCGTCCTGGCCAGTGGCCTCCAGCAGTCCCGTGGACGTGGAGGTCACGCGGAACGAGTCCCAGCTCATCAGAGCAGAATGCAGGACGGCCGTCACGGAAATGGACACCGCATGGCGGCGCATGCAAAGCGCTGTCACCGAGCGGCTGG ATCAGCGAGTCAGAGACATCCAGTTTCTGAGGAAGGATTTGGAGTGGAAGTTGGAGCAGATAACCGGGGAGGCGGACGACCTCTTCAAGATGTCCAGCAGACTGGCGAAAGCCCTGGAGGCCTGCAGACGACGGCGCTCCAGTGGAGCGGAACGTCCTTGTCCGCCAGAAGCCAGACGGGGGACGAGCTGGCCAAG ATTCTGGTCGAGTTCGCCAGCCAGCAGCGGATGA
- the LOC144385319 gene encoding uncharacterized protein LOC144385319 isoform X1, with protein sequence MSVLASGLQQSRGRGGHAERVPAHQSRMQDGRHGNGHRMAAHAKRCHRAAGSASQRHPVSEEGFGVEVGADNRGGGRPLQDVQQTGESPGGLQTTALQWSGTSLSARSQTGDELAKILVEFASQQRMSEDLLRAITGNQRGLSWAQTLLAVRRPRPSNKQCHATVQQLHALIETIMK encoded by the exons ATGTCCGTCCTGGCCAGTGGCCTCCAGCAGTCCCGTGGACGTGGAGGTCACGCGGAACGAGTCCCAGCTCATCAGAGCAGAATGCAGGACGGCCGTCACGGAAATGGACACCGCATGGCGGCGCATGCAAAGCGCTGTCACCGAGCGGCTGG ATCAGCGAGTCAGAGACATCCAGTTTCTGAGGAAGGATTTGGAGTGGAAGTTGGAGCAGATAACCGGGGAGGCGGACGACCTCTTCAAGATGTCCAGCAGACTGGCGAAAGCCCTGGAGGCCTGCAGACGACGGCGCTCCAGTGGAGCGGAACGTCCTTGTCCGCCAGAAGCCAGACGGGGGACGAGCTGGCCAAG ATTCTGGTCGAGTTCGCCAGCCAGCAGCGGATGAGCGAGGATCTCCTCAGGGCCATCACAGGGAACCAGCGGGGGCTGAGCTGGGCCCAAACCCTCCTGGCCGTGCGTCGCCCGAGGCCTTCCAATAAGCAGTGCCACGCCACGGTGCAGCAGCTCCACGCGCTCATCGAGAcgataatgaaataa
- the mtch2 gene encoding mitochondrial carrier homolog 2, whose product MADTCGQVLLGSGLTVLSHPLMYIKVLIQVGHEPLAPTLGRNLFGRQVYQLPGLFAYAKHIMKIDGKAGLFKGIGPRLCAGSIGTIVHSNVLQKCQEHGTLQALGGQQKAAEGSIQHVVNETTKEMIARSCATIVTHPFHVITLRCMVQFIGRETKYSGVFDSVVTVYKEEGLLGFFAGLIPRLLGDVLSLWICNLLAHVINTYAIDDSMSHTGEIKNCSQAVTGFFASMLTYPFVLVSNLMAVNNCGLAGGLPPYASVCPTWVDCWRHLSREGNMSRGNSLFFRKLPAGKIYAVDQNRFF is encoded by the exons ATGGCGGACACGTGTGGACAGGTTTTGCTGGGATCAGGGCTCAccgtcctctcccaccctctgaTGTACATTAAAGTCTTGATCCAG GTGGGACACGAGCCGCTCGCGCCCACCCTGGGCAGGAACCTGTTCGGCAGACAAGTCTACCAGCTGCCCGGCCTGTTCGCGTACG CCAAGCACATCATGAAGATCGATGGAAAAGCGGGTCTCTTCAAAGGGATCGGCCCGAGGCTGTGCGCCGGCTCCATCGGCACCATTGTTCACAGCAACGTTTTGCAG AAATGTCAAGAACACGGGACGCTCCAG GCGCTGGGAGGTCAGCAGAAGGCTGCGGAGGGATCCATACAGCACGTTGTTAACGAG ACAACCAAAGAGATGATCGCCCGATCCTGCGCCACCATTGTCACACATCCCTTCCATG TGATTACTTTGCGATGTATGGTCCAGTTTATTGGGAGGGAAACCAAATACAG cGGGGTGTTTGACTCCGTAGTCACGGTCTACAAAGAAGAAGGCTTACTGGGCTTCTTCGC TGGTCTGATTCCTCGCCTGCTCGGTGACGTTCTGTCTCTGTGGATTTGTAACCTGCTGGCTCACGTCATCAACACATACGCCATTGATGACTCG ATGAGTCACACAGGGGAAATCAAGAACTGCTCTCAGGCTGTGACCGGG TTCTTCGCGAGTATGCTCACGTACCCGTTCGTTTTGGTGTCGAACCTCATGGCTGTCAACAACTGCGG GCTGGCCGGAGGCCTGCCTCCCTACGCGTCGGTGTGTCCCACCTGGGTGGACTGCTGGAGGCATCTAAGCAGAGAG GGCAACATGAGCAGAGGCAACAGTCTATTTTTCCGGAAGCTTCCGGCAGGAAAGATCTACGCCGTTGACcagaacagatttttttaa
- the znf414 gene encoding zinc finger protein 414 has protein sequence MNSSGCAAMETAEADSGGNKRTPCPLYGCKRVYSDTRALESHVRDHEISAQSLPGKVLLCSTLGCSGSFPDMQRLMEHMRHHHKPNIFFLCESCRTKLRSYRGLLTHLHTCSKVSRGRPRTADPGPPPPNAAVTDLDEQPPLLDRLSTPQLPPSEIPTTEGSFLAAVLEAEPPPPLHGTSSPLLAPPQLKEAASQPWVKSEPSDFLLPSNPDGHDRSGECSGLPPDTNQVS, from the exons ATGAACTCTTCGGGCTGTGCAGCCATGGAGACAGCCGAGGCTGATAGCGGAG GTAACAAGAGGACACCGTGTCCCTTATATGGCTGTAAGCGAGTGTACTCGGACACGAGGGCTCTGGAGAGCCACGTCAGAGACCATGAGATCTCCGCTCAGTCTCTACCAG GAAAGGTCCTGTTGTGCTCCACTTTGGGATGCAGTGGTTCCTTCCCAGATATGCAAAGACTGATGGAACACATGAGGCATCATCACAAACCCAACATTTTCTTCCT GTGCGAGAGCTGCCGCACAAAGTTGCGTTCTTACCGGGGCCTCCTGACTCACCTCCACACCTGCTCCAAAGTGTCCCGGGGGAGGCCAAGGACGGCAGACCCAGGGCCCCCCCCGCCAAACGCCGCCGTGACCGACCTGGACGAGCAGCCCCCGCTGCTCGACCGGTTGTCCACCCCCCAGCTGCCGCCCTCCGAAATCCCAACCACGGAAGGTTCCTTCCTCGCCGCCGTTCTGGAGGCGgagcctccccctcctctccacggcacctcctctcccctccttgcGCCACCCCAGCTCAAAGAGGCGGCGTCCCAGCCCTGGGTCAAGAGCGAACCCTCCGATTTTCTCCTGCCTTCCAACCCGGATGGCCACGACCGCAGCGGCGAATGCTCCGGTTTACCACCCGACACAAACCAGGTGTCCTGA
- the drc4 gene encoding dynein regulatory complex subunit 4 has protein sequence MPPKTKNKKAVKTVVDGLSPEEMSRDQLEEHIVRLREDLDREREERSYFQLERDKIQASWEISKRKLEEEKAELRNRQREREEAEARHQVEITVYKQKLKHVLSEHHNALFGLKADGVASAGLVKNQHMQSEIGLRSDLHVLQADSMEKKLHNDNFIKELQLKHQVELMELENNYEKRFTELQVTYHKQRQLMADTEAKKRQDEVSQINCRMKKRIDNLTEEHDAVLEHKVDHYSKLQKKLQQDQAKLKDELGQARKLQLKKDRELSAAQRENQVLKTSLQEAQQKLLELQKQLQEHKEAKSKMVASKARVKVLDQELRDLSLQHQLLQCGFEKVERERDELLEKQTEAIQEVRRRSGLKHLLLERKLAALTAAAEKQEAQLFAALATSDVEPSARARAADELQEMLKSKQATIDALQGDLARDSKEYDELLQTCKEKLHNLGVPLYDFPFRPSEQTLGGRDSLGGRDSLGPASKERTRPGGAGVHSPPGST, from the exons ATG CCGCCgaagaccaaaaacaaaaaggccgtGAAGACCGTGGTGGACGGCCTGTCCCCGGAGGAGATGTCCAGGGACCAG ctggaggagcaCATTGTCCGCCTGCGGGAGGATCTGGACagggagcgggaggagaggagctacTTCCAGCTGGAGAGGGACAAGATTCAGGCCTCCTGGGAAATCTCCaagaggaagctggaggaggagaaggctgAGCTGAGGAAcagacaaagggagagagaggaggcagaggcgCGCCACCAAGTGGAGATTACT GTGTACAAGCAGAAGCTGAAGCACGTACTGTCTGAGCACCACAACGCGCTCTTTGGGCTGAAGGCAGACGGCGTGGCATCGGCCGGGCTGGTCAAGAATCAGCACATGCAGTCAGAGATCGGCCTCCGTAGCGACCTGCACGTCCTGCAGGCCGACTCCATGGAGAAGAAGCTCCACAACGACAACTTCATCAAGGAGCTGCAGCTG AAGCACCAAGTGGAGTTAATGGAGCTGGAAAACAACTATGAGAAAAGATTCACAG AGCTGCAGGTGACATATCACAAGCAAAGGCAGCTGATGGCCGACACGGAGGCCAAGAAGCGGCAGGACGAGGTCTCCCAAATCAACTGCAGGATGAAGAAGCGCATTGATAATCTGACTGAGGAGCACGACGCGGTTCTCGAACACAAAGTGGATCACTACTCCAAGCTGCAGAAAAAACTGCAGCAGGATCAGGCCAAGCTGAAG GATGAACTGGGGCAGGCGAGGAAGCTTCAGCTGAAAAAGGACCGGGAGCTTTCAGCAGCTCAGCGGGAGAACCAAGTTCTGAAGACGTCTCTGCAGGAAGCCCAGCAGAAGCTTCTGGAGTTACAAAAACAGCTGCAAGAACACAAAGAGGCCAAGAGCAAGATGGTG GCGTCTAAAGCTCGAGTGAAGGTCCTGGACCAGGAGCTGCGCGACCTCTCCCTGcagcaccagctgctgcagtgcGGCTTCGAGAAG GTGGAGCGGGAGCGCgacgagctgctggagaagcagACGGAGGCCATCCAGGAGGTGCGGCGGAGGAGCGGCCTGAAGcacctgctgctggagaggaAGCTGGCGGCGCTGACCGCCGCCGCCGAGAAGCAGGAAGCGCAGCTGTTCGCCGCGCTGGCCACCTCCGACGTGGAGCCGAGCGCGCGGGCCCGGGCCGCGGACGAACTCCAG GAAATGCTGAAGTCCAAACAAGCCACCATCGACGCCTTACAGGGCGACCTGGCTCGAGACAGTAAG GAGTACGACGAGCTGCTGCAGACCTGCAAGGAGAAGCTGCATAACTTGGGCGTCCCTCTGTACGACTTTCCCTTCAGGCCTTCGGAGCAGACCCTGGGGGGACGCGACTCCCTGGGGGGACGCGACTCCCTGGGACCTGCCTCCAAAGAGCGAACCCGTCCAGGTGGAGCTGGCGTCCACTCGCCTCCAGGCTCCACCTGA